A genomic segment from Pseudorca crassidens isolate mPseCra1 chromosome 6, mPseCra1.hap1, whole genome shotgun sequence encodes:
- the ZFAND2B gene encoding AN1-type zinc finger protein 2B isoform X1, with the protein MEFPDLGAHCSEPSCQRLDFLPLKCDACSGIFCADHVAYAQHHCGSAYQKDIQVPVCPLCNVPVPVARGEPPDRAVGEHIDRDCRSDPAQQKRKIFTNKCERSGCRQREMMKLTCDHCGRNFCIKHRHPLDHDCSGEGHPTSRAGLAAISRAQGLASSTKTIPSPNQTLPSSTSASRATAQSPSRTASPVIALQNGLSEDEALQRALELSLAETKPQVPSSQEEEDLALAQALSASEAEYRQRQAQSRSLKPSNCNLC; encoded by the exons ATGGAGTTTCCGGACCTTGGGGCTCACTGTTCGGAGCCGAGCTGTCAGCGGTTGG ATTTTCTGCCGCTCAAGTGCGACGCCTGCTCGGGCATCTTTTGCGCAGACCACGTGGCCTACGCCCAGCATCACTGTGGATCTGCTTACCAAAAG GATATCCAGGTACCTGTATGCCCACTCTGTAATGTGCCTGTTCCTGTGGCCAGAGGGGAGCCCCCTGACCGTGCTGTTGGGGAACACATTGACAGAGACTGCCGCTCTGATCCAGCTCAGCAAAAGCGTAAG ATCTTCACCAATAAGTGTGAACGCTCTGGCTGCCGGCAGCGGGAAATGATGAAACTGACCTGCGACCACTGTGGCCGAAACTTCTGCATCAAGCACCGTCACCCACTGGACCATGATTGCTCTGGGGAGGGGCACCCCACAAGTAGGGCAGG ACTGGCTGCCATCTCCAGAGCACAAGGCCTAGCTTCTTCTACAAAGACCATCCCCAGCCCAAACCAGACCTTGCCTTCATCTACCTCTGCCAGCAG AGCCACAGCTCAGTCTCCATCCCGGACAGCCTCTCCAGTGATTGCTTTGCAAAATGGCTTG aGTGAGGATGAAGCTCTGCAACGAGCCCTGGAACTGTCCCTGGCAGAGACCAAACCCCAGGTCCCAAG TTCTCAGGAGGAAGAAGACTTAGCTTTAGCACAAGCACTATCAGCCAGCGAGGCAGAATACCGACAGCGGCAG GCTCAGAGCCGCAGCTTGAAGCCGTCCAACTGCAACCTGTGCTAG
- the ZFAND2B gene encoding AN1-type zinc finger protein 2B isoform X3 produces the protein MEFPDLGAHCSEPSCQRLGEGIFCRSSATPARASFAQTTWPTPSITVDLLTKRGEPPDRAVGEHIDRDCRSDPAQQKRKIFTNKCERSGCRQREMMKLTCDHCGRNFCIKHRHPLDHDCSGEGHPTSRAGLAAISRAQGLASSTKTIPSPNQTLPSSTSASRATAQSPSRTASPVIALQNGLSEDEALQRALELSLAETKPQVPSSQEEEDLALAQALSASEAEYRQRQAQSRSLKPSNCNLC, from the exons ATGGAGTTTCCGGACCTTGGGGCTCACTGTTCGGAGCCGAGCTGTCAGCGGTTGGGTGAGGGG ATTTTCTGCCGCTCAAGTGCGACGCCTGCTCGGGCATCTTTTGCGCAGACCACGTGGCCTACGCCCAGCATCACTGTGGATCTGCTTACCAAAAG AGGGGAGCCCCCTGACCGTGCTGTTGGGGAACACATTGACAGAGACTGCCGCTCTGATCCAGCTCAGCAAAAGCGTAAG ATCTTCACCAATAAGTGTGAACGCTCTGGCTGCCGGCAGCGGGAAATGATGAAACTGACCTGCGACCACTGTGGCCGAAACTTCTGCATCAAGCACCGTCACCCACTGGACCATGATTGCTCTGGGGAGGGGCACCCCACAAGTAGGGCAGG ACTGGCTGCCATCTCCAGAGCACAAGGCCTAGCTTCTTCTACAAAGACCATCCCCAGCCCAAACCAGACCTTGCCTTCATCTACCTCTGCCAGCAG AGCCACAGCTCAGTCTCCATCCCGGACAGCCTCTCCAGTGATTGCTTTGCAAAATGGCTTG aGTGAGGATGAAGCTCTGCAACGAGCCCTGGAACTGTCCCTGGCAGAGACCAAACCCCAGGTCCCAAG TTCTCAGGAGGAAGAAGACTTAGCTTTAGCACAAGCACTATCAGCCAGCGAGGCAGAATACCGACAGCGGCAG GCTCAGAGCCGCAGCTTGAAGCCGTCCAACTGCAACCTGTGCTAG
- the ZFAND2B gene encoding AN1-type zinc finger protein 2B isoform X5 — MMKLTCDHCGRNFCIKHRHPLDHDCSGEGHPTSRAGLAAISRAQGLASSTKTIPSPNQTLPSSTSASRATAQSPSRTASPVIALQNGLSEDEALQRALELSLAETKPQVPSSQEEEDLALAQALSASEAEYRQRQAQSRSLKPSNCNLC; from the exons ATGATGAAACTGACCTGCGACCACTGTGGCCGAAACTTCTGCATCAAGCACCGTCACCCACTGGACCATGATTGCTCTGGGGAGGGGCACCCCACAAGTAGGGCAGG ACTGGCTGCCATCTCCAGAGCACAAGGCCTAGCTTCTTCTACAAAGACCATCCCCAGCCCAAACCAGACCTTGCCTTCATCTACCTCTGCCAGCAG AGCCACAGCTCAGTCTCCATCCCGGACAGCCTCTCCAGTGATTGCTTTGCAAAATGGCTTG aGTGAGGATGAAGCTCTGCAACGAGCCCTGGAACTGTCCCTGGCAGAGACCAAACCCCAGGTCCCAAG TTCTCAGGAGGAAGAAGACTTAGCTTTAGCACAAGCACTATCAGCCAGCGAGGCAGAATACCGACAGCGGCAG GCTCAGAGCCGCAGCTTGAAGCCGTCCAACTGCAACCTGTGCTAG
- the ZFAND2B gene encoding AN1-type zinc finger protein 2B isoform X4, producing MEFPDLGAHCSEPSCQRLDFLPLKCDACSGIFCADHVAYAQHHCGSAYQKDIQVPVCPLCNVPVPVARGEPPDRAVGEHIDRDCRSDPAQQKRKIFTNKCERSGCRQREMMKLTCDHCGRNFCIKHRHPLDHDCSGEGHPTSRAGLAAISRAQGLASSTKTIPSPNQTLPSSTSASRATAQSPSRTASPVIALQNGLSEDEALQRALELSLAETKPQVPRLRAAA from the exons ATGGAGTTTCCGGACCTTGGGGCTCACTGTTCGGAGCCGAGCTGTCAGCGGTTGG ATTTTCTGCCGCTCAAGTGCGACGCCTGCTCGGGCATCTTTTGCGCAGACCACGTGGCCTACGCCCAGCATCACTGTGGATCTGCTTACCAAAAG GATATCCAGGTACCTGTATGCCCACTCTGTAATGTGCCTGTTCCTGTGGCCAGAGGGGAGCCCCCTGACCGTGCTGTTGGGGAACACATTGACAGAGACTGCCGCTCTGATCCAGCTCAGCAAAAGCGTAAG ATCTTCACCAATAAGTGTGAACGCTCTGGCTGCCGGCAGCGGGAAATGATGAAACTGACCTGCGACCACTGTGGCCGAAACTTCTGCATCAAGCACCGTCACCCACTGGACCATGATTGCTCTGGGGAGGGGCACCCCACAAGTAGGGCAGG ACTGGCTGCCATCTCCAGAGCACAAGGCCTAGCTTCTTCTACAAAGACCATCCCCAGCCCAAACCAGACCTTGCCTTCATCTACCTCTGCCAGCAG AGCCACAGCTCAGTCTCCATCCCGGACAGCCTCTCCAGTGATTGCTTTGCAAAATGGCTTG aGTGAGGATGAAGCTCTGCAACGAGCCCTGGAACTGTCCCTGGCAGAGACCAAACCCCAGGTCCCAAG GCTCAGAGCCGCAGCTTGA
- the ZFAND2B gene encoding AN1-type zinc finger protein 2B isoform X2, translated as MEFPDLGAHCSEPSCQRLDFLPLKCDACSGIFCADHVAYAQHHCGSAYQKDIQVPVCPLCNVPVPVARGEPPDRAVGEHIDRDCRSDPAQQKRKIFTNKCERSGCRQREMMKLTCDHCGRNFCIKHRHPLDHDCSGEGHPTSRAGLAAISRAQGLASSTKTIPSPNQTLPSSTSASRATAQSPSRTASPVIALQNGLSEDEALQRALELSLAETKPQVPSSQEEEDLALAQALSASEAEYRQRQGPQGEEARSSLE; from the exons ATGGAGTTTCCGGACCTTGGGGCTCACTGTTCGGAGCCGAGCTGTCAGCGGTTGG ATTTTCTGCCGCTCAAGTGCGACGCCTGCTCGGGCATCTTTTGCGCAGACCACGTGGCCTACGCCCAGCATCACTGTGGATCTGCTTACCAAAAG GATATCCAGGTACCTGTATGCCCACTCTGTAATGTGCCTGTTCCTGTGGCCAGAGGGGAGCCCCCTGACCGTGCTGTTGGGGAACACATTGACAGAGACTGCCGCTCTGATCCAGCTCAGCAAAAGCGTAAG ATCTTCACCAATAAGTGTGAACGCTCTGGCTGCCGGCAGCGGGAAATGATGAAACTGACCTGCGACCACTGTGGCCGAAACTTCTGCATCAAGCACCGTCACCCACTGGACCATGATTGCTCTGGGGAGGGGCACCCCACAAGTAGGGCAGG ACTGGCTGCCATCTCCAGAGCACAAGGCCTAGCTTCTTCTACAAAGACCATCCCCAGCCCAAACCAGACCTTGCCTTCATCTACCTCTGCCAGCAG AGCCACAGCTCAGTCTCCATCCCGGACAGCCTCTCCAGTGATTGCTTTGCAAAATGGCTTG aGTGAGGATGAAGCTCTGCAACGAGCCCTGGAACTGTCCCTGGCAGAGACCAAACCCCAGGTCCCAAG TTCTCAGGAGGAAGAAGACTTAGCTTTAGCACAAGCACTATCAGCCAGCGAGGCAGAATACCGACAGCGGCAG GGTCCACAGGGAGAGGAGGCCCGGAGCAGCCTAGAGTGA